The Rhinoraja longicauda isolate Sanriku21f chromosome 17, sRhiLon1.1, whole genome shotgun sequence genome includes a region encoding these proteins:
- the wdr6 gene encoding tRNA (34-2'-O)-methyltransferase regulator WDR6 isoform X1 has translation MQCESLSLQSPITALQFVGDFILSGEGAGVSLHFLNPTSGRGEKRIGDVLRNHRVHGIEARGGSGGSEPTVLAVYGGKGVAVIELDAGGEEPELRRVGPLYELHDWIWDLRWLRADEQPAGHLALALGHNSVVLCDYWARRSLREVHCEEKCILYSARFVGSCWDELVLVAGTVFNQLVLWRMEGPLDEQGRVRAGRRISGHSGVVFSIDYRQESGVLASASDDRSVGLWRVGDLRRGAEGETQCLLRLYGHQSRVWRVWLLEDFVVSAGEDSACLLWTYSGEVARSFRGHRGSLRALAVSADQRRVATGGEDSAIRLWKIGDEEPEDVTVVRLQLGEAEGGGSPKALASVDPTLVLVMTDSGGVYSCCLVSGRWKLLLEDQAYRSYGLLSAATLPSGSVLCALGNIQGCLKIFPVFRPERAVERQEHRGKVHSLSWASLDGQSPDQCNLFSSGPEGEMLWWEVSWAQDRLSWTARGRFLLPACKHRWHTCAAFAPGLPYLACGDRRGSLLLYSTDEGQEPVSQLSGLHGKSGVTSVLFHGGLLHTSGRDGFCRQLRVEAGRLGLLRCQRACGWVERLLPWAPGDHDGPLLGLGFRAANFVAWRLGSEQRPVLQVPCGGGHRSWCFSGSVSPADLGLFAYIKSGGVYACRWRGRREVGVIVKEGAHGREINSVRMLGRSGAYTSVLATASEDTSVNVFALHQASGRLSKLAGISDHLSSVRAMAVVRGPGPSALLFTAGGRAQLWCSRLFFGPDDTYSGLRCRVEQLGSHRLSEDWERRKNRHRMLKMDPETRYMSIVVVDGGMNSEGNPGSSWHFLAAACSDGAVRLFIIDESEKKILLLAESFYHQRCVLKLQTFTHQPGSGSKVVFLCSAATDGRIALWNISWIIEKAKAADIRQERTHRPLELGSPCLVFAAHQSGVNGLDIRSLDDGRFLLASGGDDNAVRIWVICLAGSDGPLSPSSSERQEEAGSVSREDRGDEVAEDSRGWSDLGVVADGWSTDGGLALRVLKGPSAESAHAAHVTGLRFLSSRMLVSASIDQRLTHWALSSHCLALIHSRWCQVADIAELESWEGHPVGTHLFALCGDGLQILKSWQTGNDGPAPETDSTDARSPR, from the exons ATGCAGTGCGAGTCTCTCTCGTTGCAGTCGCCCATCACTGCCTTGCAGTTTGTGGGAGATTTTATCCTCTCAG GTGAAGGTGCCGGAGTCTCGCTCCACTTCTTGAACCCTACGAGCGGCCGCGGCGAGAAACGCATTGGCGACGTGCTGAGGAACCACCGCGTCCACGGCATCGAGGCACGAGGCGGCAGCGGCGGGTCGGAGCCCACCGTGCTGGCCGTGTACGGCGGGAAGGGGGTGGCCGTGATCGAGCTGGACGCTGGGGGCGAGGAGCCGGAGCTGCGGCGGGTGGGGCCGCTGTATGAGCTCCACGACTGGATCTGGGACCTGCGGTGGCTGCGGGCCGACGAGCAGCCAGCCGGGCACTTGGCCCTGGCCCTCGGGCACAACTCGGTGGTGCTGTGCGACTACTGGGCGCGGAGGAGCCTGCGGGAGGTCCACTGCGAGGAGAAGTGCATCCTCTACTCTGCCCGCTTTGTGGGCAGCTGCTGGGACGAGCTGGTGCTGGTGGCAGGCACCGTCTTCAACCAGCTGGTGCTGTGGCGGATGGAAGGGCCGCTGGACGAGCAGGGCAGGGTGCGGGCGGGCAGGAGGATCAGCGGCCACAGCGGGGTCGTCTTCAGCATCGACTACAGGCAGGAGAGTGGCGTGCTGGCCTCGGCCTCGGACGACAGGAGTGTGGGACTGTGGAGGGTCGGGGATCTCCGCCGGGGAGCAGAGGGAGAGACACAGTGCCTCCTGCGGCTGTACGGACACCAGTCCAGGGTGTGGCGGGTGTGGCTGCTGGAGGACTTTGTGGTCAGCGCCGGCGAAGACTCCGCCTGCTTGCTGTGGACTTACAGTGGGGAGGTGGCACGCAGTTTTCGGGGGCACCGAGGCAGCCTGAGGGCTCTGGCGGTCAGTGCAGACCAGCGACGGGTGGCGACAGGAGGCGAGGACTCGGCCATCAGGCTGTGGAAGATCGGGGACGAGGAGCCAGAGGACGTAACTGTAGTTCGACTGCAGTTGGGTGAGGCCGAGGGTGGGGGCAGCCCTAAGGCATTGGCATCGGTCGACCCGACCCTAGTGTTGGTCATGACTGATTCTGGCGGCGTCTACAGTTGCTGCCTGGTCTCCGGCAGGTGGAAGCTCTTGTTGGAAGACCAGGCCTACCGCTCCTACGGCCTGCTCTCCGCCGCCACGCTGCCAAGCGGCTCGGTTCTCTGTGCCTTGGGTAATATCCAAGGCTGCCTCAAGATCTTCCCGGTTTTCCGGCCGGAGCGAGCAGTGGAGCGGCAGGAGCACCGGGGGAAGGTGCACAGTCTGAGCTGGGCCTCGCTGGACGGGCAAAGCCCGGACCAGTGCAACCTGTTCTCCTCTGGGCCCGAGGGGGAGATGTTGTGGTGGGAGGTgagctgggcccaggacaggctGAGCTGGACGGCCAGAGGGCGCTTCCTCCTGCCCGCCTGCAAGCACCGGTGGCACACCTGCGCCGCCTTCGCGCCGGGCCTGCCCTACCTGGCGTGCGGCGACCGCCGGGGCTCGCTGCTGCTCTACTCGACCGATGAAGGCCAGGAGCCCGTCTCCCAGCTGTCGGGGCTGCATGGCAAGTCGGGGGTGACGTCAGTGCTGTTCCACGGCGGCTTGCTGCACACCAGCGGGCGGGACGGCTTCTGCCGCCAGCTGAGGGTGGAGGCCGGGCGGCTGGGCCTGCTGCGGTGCCAGCGGGCCTGCGGCTGGGTGGAACGCCTGCTGCCCTGGGCGCCCGGCGACCACGACGGCCCCCTCCTAGGCCTTGGCTTCCGAGCTGCCAACTTCGTGGCCTGGAGACTGGGGTCGGAGCAGCGGCCAGTATTACAGGTGCCCTGCGGCGGTGGCCACCGCTCCTGGTGCTTCAGCGGCTCGGTATCTCCCGCCGACCTCGGCCTCTTTGCGTACATCAAGTCGGGCGGCGTCTATGCCTGCCGGtggcgggggaggagggaggtcggGGTGATAGTGAAGGAGGGGGCGCACGGCCGGGAGATCAACAGCGTCAGGATGCTGGGCAGGTCTGGGGCCTACACCAGCGTGCTGGCAACTGCCAGTGAGGACACCTCCGTCAACGTGTTTGCCCTGCACCAGGCCTCGGGCCGGCTGAGCAAGCTGGCCGGCATCTCCGACCACCTCTCCAGTGTCAGGGCCATGGCCGTGGTCAGAGGCCCAGGCCCCTCGGCCTTGCTCTTCACCGCCGGAGGCCGGGCCCAGCTATGGTGCAGCCGCCTGTTCTTCGGGCCTGACGACACCTACAGCGGTCTGAGGTGCCGGGTGGAGCAGTTGGGATCCCACAGGCTGTCTGAGGATTGGGAGCGGAGGAAGAATCGGCACAGGATGCTGAAGATGGACCCAGAGACCAG GTACATGTCCATTGTGGTGGTGGACGGCGGAATGAATTCTGAAGGGAACCCTGGCTCTTCATGGCATTTCCTGGCGGCAGCTTGTAGTGACGGAGCCGTGAG ACTCTTTATCATTGACGAGAGTGAGAAGAAGATCCTGCTGCTTGCCGAGTCCTTTTACCACCAGCGGTGTGTGCTGAAGCTGCAAACATTCACACACCAGCCGGGCTCCGGAAGCAA GGTGGTGTTCCTGTGCAGCGCTGCCACAGATGGGAGGATTGCACTTTGGAACATCTCGTGGATAATTGAGAAGGCCAAAGCTGCAGATATTCGCCAGGAGAGAACTCACCGACCTTTGG AGCTGGGATCTCCCTGCCTGGTGTTTGCTGCCCATCAGAGCGGCGTGAACGGGCTGGACATCAGGTCCCTGGACGATGGACGATTCCTCCTGGCCAGCGGTGGTGATGACAACGCTGTCCGTATCTGGGTGATCTGCCTCGCGGGGTCCGATGGCCCGCTGTCCCCCAGCTCGAGCGAACGGCAGGAAGAGGCGGGCAGCGTGAGCCGCGAGGACCGCGGGGACGAGGTCGCCGAGGACTCAAGAGGCTGGAGTGATCTGGGGGTGGTGGCAGACGGCTGGAGCACGGACGGCGGACTCGCCCTGCGGGTGCTGAAGGGGCCCAGCGCAGAGAGCGCCCACGCAGCCCACGTGACCGGCCTGAGGTTCCTGAGCTCGCGGATGCTGGTCTCTGCCTCCATCGACCAGCGTCTGACCCACTGGGCTCTGAGCAGCCACTGCCTGGCACTGATACACAGCAGGTGGTGCCAGGTGGCTGATATCGCCGAGCTCGAGAGCTGGGAAGGGCACCCTGTGGGCACACACCTCTTCGCCCTCTGTGGTGACGGCCTGCAAATCCTGAAGAGCTGGCAAACGGGAAACGACGGCCCGGCCCCAGAGACGGACAGTACCGACGCCAGAAGTCCGAGATAA
- the wdr6 gene encoding tRNA (34-2'-O)-methyltransferase regulator WDR6 isoform X2, which produces MQCESLSLQSPITALQFVGDFILSGEGAGVSLHFLNPTSGRGEKRIGDVLRNHRVHGIEARGGSGGSEPTVLAVYGGKGVAVIELDAGGEEPELRRVGPLYELHDWIWDLRWLRADEQPAGHLALALGHNSVVLCDYWARRSLREVHCEEKCILYSARFVGSCWDELVLVAGTVFNQLVLWRMEGPLDEQGRVRAGRRISGHSGVVFSIDYRQESGVLASASDDRSVGLWRVGDLRRGAEGETQCLLRLYGHQSRVWRVWLLEDFVVSAGEDSACLLWTYSGEVARSFRGHRGSLRALAVSADQRRVATGGEDSAIRLWKIGDEEPEDVTVVRLQLGEAEGGGSPKALASVDPTLVLVMTDSGGVYSCCLVSGRWKLLLEDQAYRSYGLLSAATLPSGSVLCALGNIQGCLKIFPVFRPERAVERQEHRGKVHSLSWASLDGQSPDQCNLFSSGPEGEMLWWEVSWAQDRLSWTARGRFLLPACKHRWHTCAAFAPGLPYLACGDRRGSLLLYSTDEGQEPVSQLSGLHGKSGVTSVLFHGGLLHTSGRDGFCRQLRVEAGRLGLLRCQRACGWVERLLPWAPGDHDGPLLGLGFRAANFVAWRLGSEQRPVLQVPCGGGHRSWCFSGSVSPADLGLFAYIKSGGVYACRWRGRREVGVIVKEGAHGREINSVRMLGRSGAYTSVLATASEDTSVNVFALHQASGRLSKLAGISDHLSSVRAMAVVRGPGPSALLFTAGGRAQLWCSRLFFGPDDTYSGLRCRVEQLGSHRLSEDWERRKNRHRMLKMDPETRYMSIVVVDGGMNSEGNPGSSWHFLAAACSDGAVRLFIIDESEKKILLLAESFYHQRCVLKLQTFTHQPGSGSKAGISLPGVCCPSERRERAGHQVPGRWTIPPGQRW; this is translated from the exons ATGCAGTGCGAGTCTCTCTCGTTGCAGTCGCCCATCACTGCCTTGCAGTTTGTGGGAGATTTTATCCTCTCAG GTGAAGGTGCCGGAGTCTCGCTCCACTTCTTGAACCCTACGAGCGGCCGCGGCGAGAAACGCATTGGCGACGTGCTGAGGAACCACCGCGTCCACGGCATCGAGGCACGAGGCGGCAGCGGCGGGTCGGAGCCCACCGTGCTGGCCGTGTACGGCGGGAAGGGGGTGGCCGTGATCGAGCTGGACGCTGGGGGCGAGGAGCCGGAGCTGCGGCGGGTGGGGCCGCTGTATGAGCTCCACGACTGGATCTGGGACCTGCGGTGGCTGCGGGCCGACGAGCAGCCAGCCGGGCACTTGGCCCTGGCCCTCGGGCACAACTCGGTGGTGCTGTGCGACTACTGGGCGCGGAGGAGCCTGCGGGAGGTCCACTGCGAGGAGAAGTGCATCCTCTACTCTGCCCGCTTTGTGGGCAGCTGCTGGGACGAGCTGGTGCTGGTGGCAGGCACCGTCTTCAACCAGCTGGTGCTGTGGCGGATGGAAGGGCCGCTGGACGAGCAGGGCAGGGTGCGGGCGGGCAGGAGGATCAGCGGCCACAGCGGGGTCGTCTTCAGCATCGACTACAGGCAGGAGAGTGGCGTGCTGGCCTCGGCCTCGGACGACAGGAGTGTGGGACTGTGGAGGGTCGGGGATCTCCGCCGGGGAGCAGAGGGAGAGACACAGTGCCTCCTGCGGCTGTACGGACACCAGTCCAGGGTGTGGCGGGTGTGGCTGCTGGAGGACTTTGTGGTCAGCGCCGGCGAAGACTCCGCCTGCTTGCTGTGGACTTACAGTGGGGAGGTGGCACGCAGTTTTCGGGGGCACCGAGGCAGCCTGAGGGCTCTGGCGGTCAGTGCAGACCAGCGACGGGTGGCGACAGGAGGCGAGGACTCGGCCATCAGGCTGTGGAAGATCGGGGACGAGGAGCCAGAGGACGTAACTGTAGTTCGACTGCAGTTGGGTGAGGCCGAGGGTGGGGGCAGCCCTAAGGCATTGGCATCGGTCGACCCGACCCTAGTGTTGGTCATGACTGATTCTGGCGGCGTCTACAGTTGCTGCCTGGTCTCCGGCAGGTGGAAGCTCTTGTTGGAAGACCAGGCCTACCGCTCCTACGGCCTGCTCTCCGCCGCCACGCTGCCAAGCGGCTCGGTTCTCTGTGCCTTGGGTAATATCCAAGGCTGCCTCAAGATCTTCCCGGTTTTCCGGCCGGAGCGAGCAGTGGAGCGGCAGGAGCACCGGGGGAAGGTGCACAGTCTGAGCTGGGCCTCGCTGGACGGGCAAAGCCCGGACCAGTGCAACCTGTTCTCCTCTGGGCCCGAGGGGGAGATGTTGTGGTGGGAGGTgagctgggcccaggacaggctGAGCTGGACGGCCAGAGGGCGCTTCCTCCTGCCCGCCTGCAAGCACCGGTGGCACACCTGCGCCGCCTTCGCGCCGGGCCTGCCCTACCTGGCGTGCGGCGACCGCCGGGGCTCGCTGCTGCTCTACTCGACCGATGAAGGCCAGGAGCCCGTCTCCCAGCTGTCGGGGCTGCATGGCAAGTCGGGGGTGACGTCAGTGCTGTTCCACGGCGGCTTGCTGCACACCAGCGGGCGGGACGGCTTCTGCCGCCAGCTGAGGGTGGAGGCCGGGCGGCTGGGCCTGCTGCGGTGCCAGCGGGCCTGCGGCTGGGTGGAACGCCTGCTGCCCTGGGCGCCCGGCGACCACGACGGCCCCCTCCTAGGCCTTGGCTTCCGAGCTGCCAACTTCGTGGCCTGGAGACTGGGGTCGGAGCAGCGGCCAGTATTACAGGTGCCCTGCGGCGGTGGCCACCGCTCCTGGTGCTTCAGCGGCTCGGTATCTCCCGCCGACCTCGGCCTCTTTGCGTACATCAAGTCGGGCGGCGTCTATGCCTGCCGGtggcgggggaggagggaggtcggGGTGATAGTGAAGGAGGGGGCGCACGGCCGGGAGATCAACAGCGTCAGGATGCTGGGCAGGTCTGGGGCCTACACCAGCGTGCTGGCAACTGCCAGTGAGGACACCTCCGTCAACGTGTTTGCCCTGCACCAGGCCTCGGGCCGGCTGAGCAAGCTGGCCGGCATCTCCGACCACCTCTCCAGTGTCAGGGCCATGGCCGTGGTCAGAGGCCCAGGCCCCTCGGCCTTGCTCTTCACCGCCGGAGGCCGGGCCCAGCTATGGTGCAGCCGCCTGTTCTTCGGGCCTGACGACACCTACAGCGGTCTGAGGTGCCGGGTGGAGCAGTTGGGATCCCACAGGCTGTCTGAGGATTGGGAGCGGAGGAAGAATCGGCACAGGATGCTGAAGATGGACCCAGAGACCAG GTACATGTCCATTGTGGTGGTGGACGGCGGAATGAATTCTGAAGGGAACCCTGGCTCTTCATGGCATTTCCTGGCGGCAGCTTGTAGTGACGGAGCCGTGAG ACTCTTTATCATTGACGAGAGTGAGAAGAAGATCCTGCTGCTTGCCGAGTCCTTTTACCACCAGCGGTGTGTGCTGAAGCTGCAAACATTCACACACCAGCCGGGCTCCGGAAGCAA AGCTGGGATCTCCCTGCCTGGTGTTTGCTGCCCATCAGAGCGGCGTGAACGGGCTGGACATCAGGTCCCTGGACGATGGACGATTCCTCCTGGCCAGCGGTGGTGA